The Marinitoga litoralis genomic sequence GAAAATGGAAGAGTATGAAAAGATAAAAAGTTATGCTGTTAATTTAAAGGTAGATTTTGAAAATTACAAAGATATAGTACAAAAAGAAAAATTAAGAATAAAAAAGGAAGCACAAGAGAGTATTATTAAACAAATACTTCCAATATATAAGAACTTTAGTATAGTAATGAATAACCAAGAAAATTTAGATGTTTTTGCACAAGGCGTAGAAATGGTGTACAAATCATTTGTAAAAATGATAGAAAATATTGGAATAGAGTTTATTATGCCAAATAAAAATGATAAATTTGATCCGTTTGAACATGATGCGATAGAAAGAGTTGAAACAGATGAGGTTAAAGAGTATCATGTATATAGTTTAGAATCACCAGGTATTAAATTTGAAGGAAAAATATTAGAACCCGCTAAGGTAAAAGTAGCAATTAAACCGGTAAAAAAAGAGGAAAACAACGAACCAACAAACGAAGAAAGGAGTGAGTGATATTGAATCAAAAAAAAGATTATTATGAAATATTAGGCGTTTCTAGAAATGCATCGCCAGAAGAAATAAAAAAAGCATATAGACAACTAGTAAAAAAATGGCATCCAGATAGACATCAAGAAAATAAAAAAGAGGCAGAAGAAAAATTTAAAGAAATTCAAGAGGCATATGAAGTATTGAGTGATCCACAAAAGAAATCATTATATGATAGATTTGGGTTTGTTCCAGAAAATGGGAATCCGCCACCAAATCAAGGTGGAAGAGGGGGATTTGAAGATTTATTTGAAGATTTATTTGGTAATTTTGGAAACTTTGGAGATTCTTCAAGTCCATTTTCTGATATTTTTGATATGTTTATGGGTGGTGCATCTTCAAAAAGAAGACAAAGATCTTCTAAGCCACCAATAAAAGGAGAAGATAAATTCTTTTCAATTACAGTGGATTTAAAAGATGTATTAAACGATATAAAAAAATATGTTGAATACGATAGATATGCAGAATGTAAAGCATGTAAGGGTACAGGAGCAAAAAATGGAGATAGTTTTACAACATGTCCTAGATGTAATGGAACAGGTACAATAAAAGAAGAAGAAAGAACATTTTTTGGTGTATTTGTTAGAAATTATCAATGCCCTACATGTAATGGTGAAGGAAAGATAATAAAAGAAAGATGTGATGTTTGTCATGGAAGCGGTAAAGTAATAGTTAGAGAAAAAGTAGAAATTAATATTCCTGCAGGTGTTGAAGATGGATATGCATTTAGAATTCCCGGAAAAGGAAATGATGGAAAAAACGGAGGTCCTGCAGGCGATTTAATTATTAAAGTAAACGTTAGAAATCATCCTAGATTTGTGAGAAAAGGGAATAATTTAGAAACTTTTGTAGATATCGATTATGTTCAAGCATTATTGGGAGATACAATAGAATTAGAATTATTAAATGGGAAAACAACATTAAAAATTCCAGAAGGTACAAATCCTGGAACAGTGTTAGTATTAAAAGGACATGGGGTACCTGATTTTAGAACTGGTAAATATGGGGATTTATATGTTAAAATAAATGTAGTAATAAAAAAACCCGGGTTAAGAGAGAAGAAACTATTAAAGGAAATCGCTAAAATAAAAAAATTGGGGGAATAGAACTTGGGTAAAAATATAAAAAAAGAATCATTTAATTATATTATAATAACTATAGGAACCGTATTAACTGCATTAGGAATTGTGTTATTTCTTGATCCATTTTCTATTGTAGCAGGAGGAATAAGTGGATTAGCCATTGTTTTGAAAAATTTATTTGGTTGGTGGCTAGGGCTTCAAATGCTTATATATAACGTATTTTTGTTTGCATTAGGTTTCTGGTTATTGGGAATAGGATTTGGATTTAAGAGTTTATATGCTGCAACATTATTATCTGTATTAATTGATTATTTTGAACAAGGGCTACATTTAGATAAAATGATGAAAGAATTATTATTGAATTCAAGTTATAATATGGACCCATTATTAATGGGAGCAATATATGGTGGAGCTTTAACTGGAATAGGATTAGGTTTAGTAATTTGGAGAAATGCATCTACCGGTGGGACGGATATAATAGCTTTAATAATAAATAAATATTTTCATATATCTTCTGGTAAAGGTTTGTTATTAGTAGATTCTTTAGTTACAGCATCGGCTTTTTTAATAAATCCAATTGTTCCAATGTATGGTGTAATAACTATATTTGTTACATCTAAAATGATAGATACAGTTGTAGAAGGTTTTGAATCAACAAGAACGGTGTTTGTAATAAGTGAAAAATGTGATAAAATTAAAGAGAAAATACTAAAGGATTTGGATAGAGGAGTAACTATTATCGAAGGTAAAGGTGGATATACATTAAAAGAAAGAAATGTTTTAATGGTTGTATTAACAAGACGTGAATTGGGTGAATTAAGAAGAATTATTCGAGATGTAGACGAAACTGCTTTTGTTAATATATTGCCGAATACAGAAACTTTAGGGTATGGATTTAAAAGGCTAAGATAAGGAGGATTTATTGTGGAAGACCCCAGTAGTTATCAGCAGATTATTATAATGATAGTAGAAATTATAGGGTTGTTATTTCTATCGGCATTTTTTTCAGCATCTGAAACTGCTTTAACTTCAATGAGCAGATTAAAAGTAAAAGATTTAATTGAGAATGAAGATGATGAAAATGTAAGAGAAAAACTACATCACTTTTTGCAACATCCGAACCAATTATTGACGACTATATTAGTAATGAATAATTTGGTAAATATTTTAGTTTCCTCATTAACTACAGCATTTATTATCGAGTTGGTACCTGGAAATACTGGTAAAGTGGTCGGGATAGTAACTGGGATATTAACATTAGCTATTTTGATTTTTGGTGAAATAACGCCAAAAGTATACGCTAGAGAAAATACAGAAAAATTCTTTAATATAGTATTTCCGGTTATTTCATTTTTAACTTATATATTAAAGCCTATAATTTGGTTATTAGTTAAAATATCAAACTTTTTTATTAAACTATTTGGTGGAGAAAAAATTAGCGAAGCACCGTTTATTACAGAAGATGAAATAATAAATTATTTAGATATAGGTCATGAAGAGGGCGTTATTGAAAAAGATGAAAAGTTTATAATGAAAAGAGGACTTGAATTAAAAGAAATTTCTGTAAAAGAAATTATGACCCCAAGGGTAGATATTGTAGCTATTTCTGAAGATGAAACCTTAGATGATTTTGTTAAATTAATTAATGAAGAAGGATATTCAAGAATTCCGATATATAAGGAATCAATAGATAATATTATTGGTGTATGTTATGCTAAGGATTTATTTAAAATAATAGAAAAAGAAGGAATGAAAGAAGATATATTACAATTAAATATTAAAAATTTAATGCATAAGGTAGAGTATATTCCTTTAACTATGAAAGTTAGAGATGTTATGAAGTTGTTTTTAGAAAAACACACTCATATGGCTATAGTTGTCGATGAATATGGAGGTACAGCAGGATTAGTAACATTAGAGGATATATTAGAAGAATTAACTGGTGAAATATTAGATGAATATGATATTGTATCTGAAGAAATAAATATTGTTAAATTGGGTAAAAATGTTTATTTAGTCAATGGTACAACCCCAATTAATGATATAGAAAGAGAACTTGATTTAGAATTACCAGAAACAGATTTTGAAACTATTGGAGGATTATTATTAGAAGAGTTTGAAAGATTTCCAAAAGCAGGAGAAAAAATTACTCTTGAAGGAGTAATATTTGAAATAGTTTCTGTATCGAAAAATAAAATAGATAAGGTGAAAATTACTGTTAAGGAGGATTTTAATGAAAACAAATCCGGAGAAAATTGAATTATTATATGAAAAAGCAAAAGAAGCAATGAATAAATCCTATTCGCCATATTCAAAGTTTAAAGTTGGAGCTGCTTTAATAACTAAAAGCGGTAAAATTTATACAGGAACCAATATAGAGAACGCATCATATGGTTTATCGATGTGTGCAGAAAGAACAGCTATATTTAAAGCAGTATCAGAAGGAGAAAAAGACTTTGAAACATTAGTTGTTATAGCTGATACAGATGGACCAGTTAGTCCGTGTGGTGCATGTAGACAAGTTATTGCAGAGTTTGGAGTAGATGAAATTGTTTTAACTAATTTAAAAAAAGATTTTAAAATCATGAGCGTTGAAGATCTTCTTCCATATGGTTTTTCTGGAGAAGAATTAGATGATAAAAATTCTGATAATTGATGAAAATAATGAACAAAGATCATATTTAAAAGAAGTTTTAATAAATTCGACGATATTGGATGATGAAATAGATGTATATGAAGCATCAAATGGTTTAGAGGGGTTAAAAATGGCTCAGTATAATGAGCCAAATATTGTTATATTAGAGCAACAATTAAAGGAAATAGATGGTATAACACTTTGTAAAGAATTAGCAAGTAAAAAAGATATACCAATAATATTTTTAACAGCAATACGAGATAATGAAATAAAAGAACAAGCATTTAGAGCTGGCGCATCAGATTATTTAATAAAACCAACACATCCATATGAATTATTAATTAGAATAAAAAAACATTATGATTTTTATATGCTTCAGAAAAAATTAAAGGATACATTAGAAAATTATGAAAAAGATATAAAAATAGCTAGAATAGTACAAAAAGGGTTATTGCCGAAAAATAAAAAAAATGATAATGTAGTATTTGATTATATATATATTTCATCTCATTATACATCAGGTGATATGCTAGATGTAATCCAATTAGATGATGATAAGGTTTTTGTATACGTGTATGATATATCCGGACATGGAGTTACATCAGCACTATTATCAATTATTGTTAAACAAGAAATAGAACAAATAATAAAAGAAGAATACAATTTAAAGGATATAGTATTAAAACTAGAAAAAAGAACAAAAGAACATTTTTTTGACGGTAGATATTTTACAGGTATATTTGCTATTATATCTAAGAATGAGATCGAATATATTAATATAGCTCATAGGGAAATGATATTTTTGAAAAATAGAGAAATAGAAATAGATAGCGAAACAGATTTTCCTATGGGAGTTGGATTAATACATAAAGATAATTTGCATGTGCATAAAAAGAAGATAGATAATGATACGATGATATTATTATATACAGATGGATTATTAGAAGTAAAAGACTTTGATGAAAATTCATTATATAATTTATTATCTAATATAAAAAACAATGATCCAGAAGATATAATGCATACTATAAGAACTGCAATTAATCTTTATTTAGATTATAATTATCCAAATGACGATATAACTGTTTTGGGATTAAAAATACTTTAGGAGGAAACAATATGAGTTTAGAACATCTAGAAGAAAAACAATTAAAGGAAGAAAAAATTTTTTCTGGAGTGTTATTAGACGTTAGAAAAAGCACTGTAGAATTGCCAAATGGAAAAGAATCAACTAGAGAATATGTTGTTCATCCAGGAGCTGTTGCAGTTTTGCCAGTTGAAGGTGAGTATGTATATTTAGTTGAACAATATAGATTCCCAATTAGAAACAGTTTATTAGAGATTCCAGCAGGGAAATTTGATAAACCAGGTGAAGAACCTTTAGAATGTGGTAAAAGAGAATTAGAAGAGGAAATAGGTAAAAAAGCAAAAACATGGGAATATTTAGGATATATATACACCACTCCAGGTTTTTCTAATGAAGTTATACACCTTTATTTAGCAAAAGATTTCGAAAATACAGAAATGAATTTAGATGAAGATGAATTTTTAGAAGTAAAGAAATTAAAGATAGATGAATTCGAAAATATGATAATGAAAAATGAAATTACAGACGCTAAAACTATAGCAGCGTACACAAGAGCAAAATTATTAGGAGGGATATAAAATGGTTAGGGTAAGATTTGCACCAAGTCCAACAGGTTTTTTACATGTAGGAGGAGCAAGAACTGCATTATATAATTATTTATTTGCAAAAAAGCATAATGGTACATTTGTTTTGAGAATTGAAGATACAGATATTGAAAGATCAACAAAAGAATCAGAAGATCAATTAATAGAAGCTTTAACATGGTTGGGTTTAGATTGGGATGAAGGACCAAATGTAAAAGGTGAATATGGACCATATAGACAAAGTGAAAGAACATATATATACAAACAAATGACTGAAAAATTAATTAATGAAGGGAAAGCATATTATTCATATGTATATCCTGAAGAAATGGAAGAAATAAAAGAAAAATTAGCTAAAGAAGGTAAACCACCACATTATTCATATGAATTATTAGAACCATATAATACTGAAGAAAGAAAAAAAGAATTTGCTGAAAAAGGATTAAATCCAGTAGTATTTTTTAAAATGCCAAGGAAAGCATTTTCAATTAATGATTTAATTAAAGGGCCAGTAACATTTGGGGAAGGTGCAATTGGAGATTTTATTATCATGAGAAGCAATGGATTACCTACATATAATTATGCAGTTGTTATAGATGATATGACAATGGAAATTACTCATGTAATTAGAGGAGATGATCACTTATCCAATACATTAAGACAGGTAGCATTATATGAAGCTTTTGGTGTAAAAGTACCAGAATTTGCACATGTTTCAATGATTTTAGGACCAGATGGAAAAAAATTATCCAAAAGACATGGAGCAACATCTGTTGAAGAGTTTAGGAATAAGGGGTATTTACCAGAAGCATTAGTAAATTATTTGGCATTATTAGGATGGTCTCACCCTGAAGGAAAAGAAGTAATGCCATTAGAAGAAATGATAGAAAACTTTGATTTAAATAGAGTAAATTCTAGTCCAGCTATTTTTGATAATGAAAAATTAAAATGGATGAATGGTGTATATATTAGACAAGCGAATTTAGATAGAATAGTAAAATTATCAAAACCATTCATTATTGAAAAAGGATTATTAACAGAAGAACAATTTGAAAATAATAAAAAATGGGTAACAGAAGCAGTTGATATTGTAAGAGAATCTGTTGAAGATTTATCTCAAATCCCTGAAAGATTAGAAATATTCTTAAAAGATTTCGAAGCTGATTTAGAAAATGAAGAGTTAAAAGCATTTTTAGAAGAAGATGGAGTAAAAAATACAATTAAATTAATACATGAAAAAATTTTAAATGATCCTGATTGGAAAGTTGAAACAATCTTAAAGAATATAAAAGAAGCTATGAAAGAAGCAAAACCTAAAAAGAAACCATTCTATATGTCATTAAGAAAAATATTAACAGATTCTTTTGAAGGACCTGATCTAGTAAAAACTATTCATTTAATAGGAAGGAATAGGGTTTTACAAAGATTAGAAAGAGTGGTGGCAAGATGGTAAATATTAAAATTTTTGACACGTTAAAAGGAGATTTGGTGGATTTTGAGCCCATTGAAAAAAATCATGTTAGAATGTATGTTTGTGGCCCAACAATATACAATTTAATTCATGTTGGAAATGCAAGACCTATGATTGTTTTTGATGCATTTAGAAGATTTTTAGAGTATGTTGGGTACAAGGTAACTATGGTTCAAAATTTTACAGATATCGATGATAAGATAATAAATAAAGCTAATGAAGAAGGAGTTCCTTTTGAAGAAATAGCAGAAAGATATATAGTTGAATATTGGAAAGACTCATATAATTTAAGAATAAGAGCTGCAAATTATCATCCTAAAACATCTAATTATGTTTCAGAAATAATAGAATTTATAGAAGATCTTATAAAAAAAGGATTTGCATACGAATCAGCAGGAGATGTGTATTTTGATGTTTCAAAATTTGAAAAATATGGAGAATTATCTCATAGAAATCCAGATGATATGATATCTGGAGCTAGAATTGAAATATCAGATAAAAAGAAAAACCCATTAGATTTTACATTATGGAAAGCTGCTAAAGAAGGAGAACCATATTGGGAAAGTCCTTGGGGAAAAGGAAGACCAGGTTGGCACATTGAATGTTCAGTAATGTCTAATTGTCTCCTTGGTGATACTTTTGATATACATGCTGGTGGAAATGATTTAGTATTCCCACATCATGAAAATGAAAAAGCACAATCAGAAGCAAGACATGGAAAAACTTTTGCAAAATATTGGATGCATAATGGTATGATTAAATTTTCCGGAGAGAAAATGTCAAAATCTATTGGTAATATATGGTTAGTTAGAGAATTAGTAAAAACATATGATGCTGATACTATTAAAACATTTATATTGTCAAAACATTATAGAACACCACTTGACTTTACAGAAGAAGGACTAAATGCACAAAAGAAATCTGTGAAAAGAGTAAATGATGCATTAAAAAGAGTAGAAGAAAAATATAATGATCATGTTCCATATATTCCAAAATCTGATTATATGAAAGAAAAAATAAAAGAATTTATTGATTATTTATCTTTAGATTTCAATACACCTAAAGCTATAGCATTAATATTTGATTTAGTAAATGAATTAAATAAAACTGATAAAGAACAAAGAGTATTAGAAATATATCATTTAATAAGAAATGAGTTTGGACCAGTTTTAGGTATTTTTGAATTACCAACAAAAGAAGAAAAAGCATTAAAAACAGAAGAATTAATGAACATATTAATTGATGTTAGAAATGCTTTAAGAAAAGAAAAGAATTTCCAATTAAGTGATTATATTAGAGATACATTAAAAGGTGTTGGAATAATATTAAAAGATACACCGGAGGGAACTAAATACGAAATAGAATAATCAAAATAAATAATCGAGGCAATGCCTCGATTATTTATTTTTATGAAATATTCTTCATGATGATTTGACAAGTGTAAAAAATGTGTTATAATTGTAAAGAAATAGAAAAAAATGGAGGTAGGGTGATGAACTGCGAAAATGATATTTTATCTAATTTTGAGTTAATGGCTGAGCTATCCACAAAGTTTACTGGTGAAGAAAATGAAAAAGAGTTTATGAAAAAATTATTATCTGTTGCTGTAGAAAGTATTCCAGAAGCAGAAGCTGGAACAATATGGCTTATAGATAATACATTGTATAAGGCAGTAGCTGGATATAATTATAATGAAAAGATTATAGAAAATTTAATAGTTCCATTAGAAGATTCATATATCTATAATCACATAGATAGAGAAGATATAATTGAAATTGATTCATTTGAAGAATATAAAAGCCCATCACAAATTTTTAAAGAAAGCATTTTTATGCTACATGAAAAACATGAAAAGATGATAACTTTAGCCTATCCACTAAAAGTAGGTAATAAAATTAAAGGTCATATATATATAGATAATTTCAAATTAAACAAATTTAGTGAAACAGCTAAAAAATCATTAAAAATATTTGGTAGTTTCGCTTCAACTTTTTTAACTTTAAAAGCTTTGAGAGATGAAGAGAAAAGCGCAAATGAATTAAATAGAATTTATTTAAGTTTTATAACACATGAGATAAGAACGCCTTTAACATCAATTCTTGGATATGCTGAAGGTATTTTAAGAAGCAAAAATGATTTATCAAAAGATGAAATAGTTGATTTAGTAAAAAAAATATATTTAAGTTCAAAACATATGAATTCATTAATATCTGATCTTTCAACATTTAATAAATTAAATAGAGAAGAAGAATTAAATATTGCTGAATTACATTTAAAATTTTTAATATATGAATCAATATCTATAGTAGAACCTCAACTTTCTCCGGAGGTTGAATTGAATATAAAATTTGGAGAAGATATTCCAGAAATGATAGAAACTGATCCAGTGAAAATGAAGCAAATATTAGTAAATATTGTTGGAAATGCAATAAAATATACCGATGAAGGGTATGTGAATGTAAAAATTGATTTTGATGAAAAGACAAAAGAATATATTATTATAGTTGAAGATAGTGGACCAGGAATGCCAAAAGAAAAGTTAAATGAAATATTTAAACCATTTGTAAGACTTGCTAAAAATAAACCTGGAAGTGGTTTGGGATTAGCTATAGTAAAGAAGCTAATTGAGCAATTAAAAGGAAGAATTAGTATAGATTCAGAAGTTAATAAAGGTACTACTGTAGAATTAAGATTTCCACAACATATATAAATTAACCCCCTGGACTTTTTCCAGGGGGTTATTATTATCCTTTTTTATCTAAAGCTAATTTATCTTCGTTATTAGCATATCTTTTCATTCTTGTTTCGTAATTATATACTCCACGTTTAGAAGGATATTTTTCTGCATATCCTCTTTCATACCATAATTTTTCTGCATATTCTTTCCAACCTTCTGCTAATTTATCAATCTCTGGAGCTAACTCAGTAACTACTTTTTCACTTCCAGGATGTTGAGGAATAGCATTAAATTTCTTTACCATTGATCTAAATACCTTTGGATTATCAATAATTGGACATGGTCTGAATAAATTATTTGAATATGGTATTGTTCTCTTATATGCTTCAAAGAATGGAGATTTTATGATTTCTATAATTGATTTTTCTCTTATATTGTCAACAGCAAATTGTTGGAATACACATGGTTCTGCATATCCTTTAGCGTTTATGTGTAAGTATTTAGCTCCAGCTGCTAAACAACCATGAGTTAAGAAACCATGGTTCCAGAAGTCTGCAACAAATGCAAACTCTCCTCCAAGTCTTTTCTTTTCAGTAACTTCAAATCTTTCATATCTTTGTTCTGGGGTTGGAACAAGATCCATTGTTGGATCCATACCTACAGGCATGAATTGATAAATCCAAACATAAGCTACATTATTTTCTTTTAAGAAATTCCAGAATTCATCGCTCATTATTAAATCGTGATTTTTTCTTGTTGCTGTTACTGATGCACCATATATTACGCCATATTTAGTCAATAATTCCCAAGCATTTAATACCTTCTTAAATACACCTTTACCTCTTCTCCAGTCAGTCATTTCTTCAAAACCTTCAACTGAAATGGATAATGTAGCATTACCTAATTCGGCTAATCTCTTTGCTTTTTCTTCATCAATTAAAGTACCATTAGTATAAATCATGAAATATGAATCGTTGAATTCTTCTAACATTTCAAATAAATGTGGATAAATAAATGGTTCTCCACCAGTAATTACAAAGAAATATATACCTAATTCATTAAATTGTCTAATTACACTAAATAATTCATCTTTAGATAATTGATATTTATGACCATATAACCCAGCGTAACAACCTACACATCTTAAATTACATGCATATGTTGGACTGATAACTGCTAATTTAGGTAAAACAACTTCATGTTCATGCATTTTTTCTTGTCTTACCTTTTCGCCAACAGCAAATTCGTTTATAATAAGGTTATTAACGATTTTTTCTACAACCTTAGGATTTGCTTTTTTAAATGTTTGAGACCAATTAACTAACATTGGATCTCTATTTTCTGCCCCTTCAGCTAATTTTCTTAATCCGCTTTTTGCAGGTTCTTTGGCGAAATTAGCCAATGTTCTTAATAATTTACCTAAATCTTCCACTTCTGCATTTCTCACAACATTTGTTACTAATTTAGCTGATTGCTTCATCATCATACTTTTCATACTATCAAGGATTTTCATATAAATCCCTCCTTAGTAAAAATTTATTTAAGATATAATTTTTCCTATAATATATTCTAAAGATGGACATAATTCACCTTCTTCAAATTCAACACCAACTGACTTATAAATACCAATACCATCAATCATTGCTTGTAATATAATAGCTATAGTTTTATTTGGTACAAATTCTGACCAAAGTTCAAATAATTGAGAATAATATTCATGAAATAATTCTCCGAGCTCTTTAATTCTTTTTTTATTATGAATAGAATTTATTAAAATCTCAAAAAGTCTTAAAAGATCATCAGATGGAAATTCTTTTATTATTTTTGAATATAATTTAATAACAGCTTTAGCTTTTTCTTCTTTTGAAGTTTCTTTTGGTATTAATTTTCCAATATAATTTTTCAATCTTTCTACTAATATTCCAAAAGCTGTAATTATTAAAGTGTCTTTGCTATCAAAGTATAAATATAATGTCCCTTTAGAAACTCCTGTTTCTCTAGCTACATCATCCATTGTAAAACTTGATAATCCTTTTGAGATAATTAAATCTAAAGCATTTTCAGCAATTTCTTTTTTTCTTTGTTCTTTATATGCATTTTTTTTGTTTTTAATGTCAGATACCATAATACCACCCCTATGACTGACTGGTTAGTCAACTATATTATAATACTTTTTACAAATAGTTTCAAATATGACATAATAAGTCATAAAATTGAACTGTCAGTATATAAGATTTTAAAAAAAGCATATAATAAAAATTTTGGAGTATATTTTACTGACTGACTGGTTAGTCGATATTTTTGTCGTTCTTTAATCAAATTGTTACATAAGAATAATCACAGGATATTTAATATAATATATAATATTAGTAGAAATATTAACCCGCCGGGGGAGCTCCTATTCCGGAGCTGAGATTAAGGTGGAAGCCTTAGACCCCAGCACCTGATCCGGGTAATACCGGCGTAGGGAGAGCGGAATCAAAAATAATTGCGCCTTCCGAGCCGGAAGGCGCTTTTAATTTATATTATAAGGAGGTAATTATATGAAGAGAGTATTATTATTAATGATTAGCATTATTATTATTTCATTTGTATTTGCTGAATCTTTGACAGTTTATGTGTATGATAGTTTAGATTGGATAAAAAAAGGTACTATACAAAAATTTGAAAAAATGTATGGTGTAGATGTTAATGTTGTGGTATTAGGAGATGGAGGAAATGTATTAGCTAGGTTAAAAATGGAAAAGAAAAATCCAAAGGCAGATGTTGTAATTGGATTAGATCAATCATTATCAGTATTGGCTATTAATGAAGATTTAATTATGTCATATAAACCATTAAATATTAGTAAAATAAAAAGTGATGATCTTATATATGACAAAACATACCATTTAATACCATATGACTATGGTGCAATAGCAATAGTATATGACCCTGAAAAATTAGATGTTGTTCCTAAATCATTTGAAGATTTGACAAAGATGAATAAGAAACTTATTATTCAAGATCCAAGAACATCTTCTACAGGACAAGCATTTCTATTATGGACAATTGCAGTATACAAAGATCAATGGAAAGATTTTTGGAAAAGATTAAAACCTGCTATATTAACAGTAACTCCTGGCTGGAGTGAAGCTTTTGCAAAATTTGAATCTGGAGAAGCTCCTATGATGGTTAGTTATGCTACAGATGGAGCATATTCATATTATTATTATAATTCTACAAAGTACAAGGCATTTATTCCAGAAGAAGGCGCATACGTTCAGATTGAAGGTGCAGGAATAGTTAAAGGAAGTAAAAATATAGAATTAGCTAAAAGGTTTATAGAATTTATATTATTTGATGAATTCCAAAAAGAAATTCCTTTAAATCAATGGATGTTCCCAGTAA encodes the following:
- a CDS encoding thiamine ABC transporter substrate-binding protein; translated protein: MKRVLLLMISIIIISFVFAESLTVYVYDSLDWIKKGTIQKFEKMYGVDVNVVVLGDGGNVLARLKMEKKNPKADVVIGLDQSLSVLAINEDLIMSYKPLNISKIKSDDLIYDKTYHLIPYDYGAIAIVYDPEKLDVVPKSFEDLTKMNKKLIIQDPRTSSTGQAFLLWTIAVYKDQWKDFWKRLKPAILTVTPGWSEAFAKFESGEAPMMVSYATDGAYSYYYYNSTKYKAFIPEEGAYVQIEGAGIVKGSKNIELAKRFIEFILFDEFQKEIPLNQWMFPVIDTELPEAFKYAIIPNKILTVSPEDIDKNMEKWLEEWEEIMLY